From Acidobacteriota bacterium:
TTGGATTCCGCGACTTTGGGAATTTGCGATTCATAAGCGTAAAGCGCGGCAATTCCCTGAGCGACGCTGCCTTCGCGGCAAATCCTGCGGAACGTCCGAATCAGATTCTCGGTCTCGGGCCAGAGTTCCGCGTTAGTGACCTCCTCGCGGCAGAGGCCCATCGATTCCGCGAATTGGAGCCAGAGGTCCGGGTGATTGGGATTGCCCGCTTCCTCGTCCACCAGATTGGCGAGAATGTGCCTGCGGACGCGCTGGTCTTCCGTGTGCGCATGGAGCGCTGAAAGATACGTGGGGAAAGCGGCAACATGGTGATAGTACTGCCGGGCATAGTCGCGCAAGGCAGTCCGCGGCAGTTTCCCCCGAGTCCACGCCTGATAGAAAGGGTGGAGGAGCAGGCTTCGTTCCGCAATGCGAAGCTCAATGTGTTCCAGGGCGCTGGCCGTAATGTTCACTCGTTTTCTCCTTCTGTCTAAAAATGCTGAGTACTGATTGATCGGTGCGGTGCCAGATTGGCGGATTATGCACGATCCGACAACTTTCTTCAACTGGATTCCGTCGGGCGGTCCGGGCCGGCAGTGCCCGGAAACACGCCGCCGGCGCCGGCGCAGGTTCATCACGGTTTTGTTGACGTGCCGACGAGATCGGTCCGGGAGCCGCTGCCGAGACGCCGTCAATGCTATTTTCCACTTCCCCGCAGGACAATAGCGGCATTCAGTACAACGTTGGAATGTCGTTTACGCTTTCTGGATAATCTGA
This genomic window contains:
- a CDS encoding CADD family putative folate metabolism protein, producing the protein MNLRRRRRRVSGHCRPGPPDGIQLKKVVGSCIIRQSGTAPINQYSAFLDRRRKRVNITASALEHIELRIAERSLLLHPFYQAWTRGKLPRTALRDYARQYYHHVAAFPTYLSALHAHTEDQRVRRHILANLVDEEAGNPNHPDLWLQFAESMGLCREEVTNAELWPETENLIRTFRRICREGSVAQGIAALYAYESQIPKVAESKIGGLEKFYGLDTPDALGYFRVHIEADREHSRVERELLESSLNTEDARNVTEAVDTILNSLWDLLSGVCRRHDIEC